The following coding sequences lie in one Chitinivibrionales bacterium genomic window:
- a CDS encoding oxidoreductase: MQRTVDVGLIGYGMAGRVFHAPLISSVSGLRLAAVVERRADTARERYPRIAVVKDAAALFRMDNIELAVIATPNATHFGLAREALLSGKHVVVDKPFTVLSSEARQLIDLANAKGRILSVFQNRRWDGDFLTVAEIIRTKRLGSLSEFASNFDRYRPGLRPNAWREQPGSGAGLLYDIGPHLIDQALVLFGMPTSVRADIRIQRVHGLTDDQFELSLNYDGLTATLTAGMLAREPRPRFLLRGTAGLFVKHGLDPQEEALRLGGTQRDPGWGSEEPARWGIIERPDGTSGRQTVETVPGRYQAFYENVRDAIVNGAPLSVKPEQALNVIRIIELAIESSREAKTVEMRSSVF; encoded by the coding sequence ATGCAAAGAACCGTTGATGTCGGCCTCATCGGCTACGGCATGGCCGGCCGCGTCTTTCACGCGCCGCTCATTTCCTCCGTTTCCGGGCTTCGGCTTGCCGCGGTGGTGGAGCGCCGCGCCGATACCGCACGGGAACGGTACCCCCGAATCGCGGTTGTCAAGGATGCTGCTGCGCTGTTCCGCATGGACAACATAGAACTTGCGGTGATCGCCACCCCTAACGCGACGCACTTCGGCCTGGCCCGCGAGGCCCTGCTTTCCGGGAAGCATGTGGTCGTCGACAAGCCGTTTACGGTTTTGTCAAGCGAGGCGCGGCAGCTTATCGACCTGGCGAATGCCAAAGGCAGGATCCTCAGTGTATTCCAGAACAGGAGGTGGGACGGCGATTTCCTCACGGTCGCGGAAATCATCCGAACAAAACGGCTGGGGAGTCTTTCGGAATTTGCGTCGAACTTCGACCGTTACAGACCGGGCCTCAGGCCCAACGCGTGGCGCGAGCAGCCCGGTTCGGGTGCGGGATTGCTGTACGACATCGGCCCGCACCTCATCGACCAGGCGCTCGTGCTCTTCGGCATGCCAACTTCGGTTCGCGCCGATATCAGAATCCAGCGCGTTCATGGCTTGACCGACGACCAATTCGAGCTATCGCTGAACTATGACGGCCTCACGGCGACGCTCACGGCCGGCATGCTCGCGCGCGAGCCGCGGCCGAGGTTTCTGCTCCGCGGCACGGCAGGCTTGTTTGTCAAGCACGGCCTCGACCCTCAGGAGGAGGCGCTGAGGCTTGGCGGAACGCAGCGTGATCCGGGCTGGGGTTCCGAGGAACCGGCGCGATGGGGAATCATCGAAAGGCCAGACGGAACTTCCGGACGGCAGACGGTTGAGACCGTTCCGGGGCGATACCAGGCGTTTTACGAGAATGTACGCGATGCAATTGTCAATGGCGCTCCCCTGAGCGTGAAGCCGGAGCAGGCCCTGAACGTCATTCGCATCATCGAGCTTGCAATTGAAAGCAGCCGCGAGGCGAAAACAGTGGAGATGCGCTCATCGGTTTTTTAG
- a CDS encoding carboxypeptidase-like regulatory domain-containing protein: MKFFICLLVCLLALLSCKTNPTAPITKTSPSIVGHVTSGCPGESLVAGVSVLTVPPTYAVKTDSKGNYTLNDIPPGKYLVQIPSRYVVGSDTSKSFSVIISYITSDTITVTAGQVDTVNILAPCGAEICDCAQDTFRFNQTSATASSGNGLSLTLTIGSVAYHSGDSISITIDEKNTLATENKANIANAWPIQGLTLQPCVFNEPFGIAILQGYYDAKSVSSGIPLILFPPGIYNCPADPVITNYDFQPSSDLNYGIKLAGFWTGNLTLINSFPCANPVECNSTFNNFTPGIYTIVGGDEWGALVILHFTVL; this comes from the coding sequence ATGAAATTTTTTATATGTCTTCTGGTATGTCTTTTGGCTTTATTAAGTTGTAAGACCAATCCAACAGCTCCAATCACTAAAACATCTCCCAGTATTGTAGGGCATGTCACTTCCGGTTGTCCTGGCGAATCCCTGGTAGCGGGCGTAAGTGTTTTAACGGTGCCCCCTACCTATGCCGTAAAAACAGATTCCAAAGGGAACTATACTTTAAACGATATTCCTCCTGGTAAATATTTGGTTCAGATACCTTCTCGATATGTTGTGGGGAGCGATACAAGCAAAAGCTTTTCAGTCATAATTTCTTATATTACTTCTGATACAATCACCGTAACAGCCGGTCAAGTCGATACAGTCAACATTCTGGCTCCTTGCGGTGCGGAAATTTGTGATTGTGCGCAGGACACATTTAGGTTTAATCAAACCTCCGCCACTGCTTCCTCAGGAAACGGATTGAGCCTTACGCTGACCATCGGCTCTGTGGCCTATCACTCCGGAGATTCGATTTCCATCACCATAGACGAAAAAAACACGTTGGCAACTGAGAATAAAGCCAATATAGCCAATGCCTGGCCGATTCAAGGCCTTACCCTCCAGCCATGTGTTTTCAACGAGCCTTTCGGCATAGCTATCCTGCAGGGATATTACGACGCAAAAAGTGTGTCATCCGGAATACCCCTTATTCTTTTCCCTCCGGGGATATACAATTGTCCGGCTGACCCCGTTATTACTAACTATGATTTTCAACCTTCGAGTGATTTGAACTACGGGATTAAACTTGCAGGATTTTGGACAGGCAATTTGACCTTAATAAATTCTTTTCCCTGTGCTAATCCGGTTGAATGCAATTCGACCTTCAATAATTTCACTCCAGGCATTTATACGATAGTTGGAGGCGATGAGTGGGGCGCACTGGTCATTCTCCATTTTACTGTATTGTAG
- a CDS encoding AgmX/PglI C-terminal domain-containing protein has product MRYKVVVQQCADPVVGAKMAAEISRWSGMKADAIQGILAQKPVCIRKQADDNEALHLKSAFEAMGGRVAIVVLNQNYAAAAADDDEGEPADDSRCIPDSEYTRILNSRKDIFVIEKEAALRNYVVAALIFGACFGYWLSIQKITPPDFTDFYEKTVKTGSTTFTKVDVKAMLDEEKKRREGLAKQKDQVPAEKKTLVHATKKYGDVGKSQGGGDPREHVTKLGVLGLISGKITGRHVANADIFGRGGFAENIGGILLGTNGLKPGGSSGSGRREAVGIGFGTGYGSGFGEGAALTDVNQMINNIFDNEGQTEVAFVHKPKATISVHEPELVHSGQIQPSGRSKVSIMRVVMQNINALRYAYNKRLGEKPGLKGKVTCRFAIDEFGRVIFCEVLESNLGDPMLEHEVVDKIKQWAFEKIDKPGDIAEVMYPFVFSQ; this is encoded by the coding sequence ATGAGGTACAAAGTGGTTGTGCAGCAATGCGCCGATCCAGTGGTCGGCGCGAAAATGGCCGCCGAAATCAGCCGGTGGTCGGGCATGAAGGCGGATGCGATACAGGGCATTCTGGCGCAGAAACCCGTGTGCATTCGAAAACAGGCGGACGACAACGAGGCCCTGCACCTCAAGTCGGCGTTCGAGGCGATGGGCGGACGGGTCGCGATAGTCGTACTCAACCAGAACTATGCGGCAGCAGCCGCGGATGATGACGAAGGGGAACCAGCGGACGACAGCCGCTGCATCCCGGACAGCGAGTACACCAGGATACTTAACAGCCGCAAGGACATTTTCGTCATAGAAAAGGAGGCGGCGCTCCGCAATTATGTCGTTGCCGCCTTGATATTCGGGGCGTGCTTCGGCTACTGGTTGAGCATACAGAAAATCACACCGCCGGACTTCACCGACTTTTACGAAAAAACAGTGAAGACGGGTTCCACCACGTTCACCAAGGTTGACGTGAAGGCCATGCTCGACGAAGAGAAAAAGCGGCGCGAGGGGCTGGCGAAACAGAAGGATCAGGTCCCGGCTGAGAAAAAGACGCTTGTGCATGCCACGAAAAAATACGGCGACGTTGGAAAGAGCCAGGGAGGCGGCGATCCCCGCGAGCATGTTACCAAGCTAGGCGTATTGGGTCTCATCAGCGGCAAGATCACCGGCAGGCATGTCGCCAATGCCGACATTTTCGGACGAGGCGGGTTCGCAGAAAACATCGGCGGGATTCTGCTGGGAACAAACGGTCTCAAACCGGGCGGCTCATCGGGCAGTGGGAGAAGAGAAGCCGTGGGAATCGGTTTTGGGACGGGTTATGGAAGCGGCTTTGGTGAAGGAGCGGCGCTCACCGATGTCAACCAAATGATCAACAACATATTCGACAATGAGGGCCAGACCGAGGTTGCGTTCGTGCATAAGCCGAAGGCGACGATTTCGGTCCATGAGCCTGAGTTGGTGCACTCCGGCCAAATCCAACCGAGCGGCAGGAGCAAGGTAAGCATCATGCGCGTGGTGATGCAGAACATCAACGCGCTGCGCTACGCCTACAACAAGCGGCTGGGCGAGAAGCCGGGTCTCAAGGGCAAGGTCACATGCAGGTTCGCCATTGACGAATTCGGCAGGGTGATTTTCTGCGAGGTGCTCGAATCGAACCTGGGCGACCCGATGCTCGAGCACGAGGTAGTTGACAAAATAAAACAGTGGGCCTTTGAGAAAATCGACAAGCCCGGCGACATCGCGGAAGTGATGTATCCGTTTGTATTTTCCCAGTAA
- a CDS encoding DNA polymerase IV — MTAIPRTILHVDMDAFFASIEQRDNPALRGKPVVVGAMPGTRGVVSAASYEARAFGVRSAMPASRAQQLCPRAVFVHPHFEEYVHASHMVMDILRHYTPLVEQVSIDEAYLDITGTRRLWGEPEEIAADIKRRVLAQTRLTISVGVAPNKFLAKIASDMNKPDGLTVAPFDATQIPSWLAPMPVGRLFGVGKVTEKLFFDMGIKTIGAAQKLSLDFLEKKFGSNGMSLYRLCRGIDDGPVEVIEAAKSISREHTFQRDTEDVETIRAKLLSLSRDVAARARTAGCAGATVALIYRGSDFTKHTRRRTLSAPTSNGRTIFETAFDLFLKSPIRGKPVRLIGAGLTGFTDAAQTDLFEPPAASEARGAADKAVDAVVKKFGPDAIFLGGESRDAG, encoded by the coding sequence ATGACAGCTATCCCCCGCACCATCCTCCACGTCGACATGGACGCCTTCTTCGCGTCCATTGAGCAGCGCGATAACCCGGCACTTCGCGGCAAGCCCGTGGTCGTCGGCGCCATGCCCGGAACGCGCGGCGTGGTTTCGGCCGCGAGCTACGAGGCGCGGGCGTTCGGCGTGCGGTCGGCAATGCCGGCCAGCCGCGCGCAGCAATTGTGCCCGCGGGCAGTGTTTGTGCATCCGCATTTCGAGGAATACGTTCACGCGTCGCACATGGTCATGGACATTTTGCGGCATTACACGCCGCTCGTTGAGCAGGTGTCAATCGACGAGGCGTATCTTGACATAACGGGCACGCGTAGGCTGTGGGGCGAGCCGGAAGAAATCGCGGCGGATATCAAGCGGCGCGTGCTTGCGCAGACGCGGCTTACCATATCGGTGGGCGTGGCGCCCAACAAGTTCCTGGCGAAAATCGCGTCGGACATGAACAAGCCCGACGGCCTGACCGTCGCGCCGTTCGACGCGACCCAAATTCCATCGTGGCTTGCGCCCATGCCGGTAGGCAGGCTGTTCGGGGTGGGCAAGGTCACTGAAAAACTGTTTTTCGACATGGGGATAAAGACCATCGGCGCCGCGCAGAAGTTGTCCCTGGATTTTCTCGAGAAAAAATTCGGCAGCAACGGCATGTCGCTGTACCGCCTGTGCCGCGGCATCGACGACGGCCCGGTGGAAGTGATCGAGGCGGCCAAGTCCATTTCGCGCGAGCACACGTTCCAGCGCGACACCGAAGATGTGGAAACAATCAGGGCCAAACTGCTTTCCCTGTCGCGCGATGTCGCGGCCCGCGCGCGCACGGCCGGTTGCGCGGGCGCCACCGTGGCACTCATCTACCGCGGATCGGATTTCACCAAGCACACGCGGCGCAGGACGCTGTCCGCCCCCACCAGCAACGGCCGCACCATTTTCGAGACCGCGTTCGACCTTTTCCTCAAATCGCCCATTCGCGGCAAACCGGTCCGCCTCATCGGCGCGGGCCTCACGGGCTTTACCGATGCGGCCCAGACCGACCTGTTCGAGCCGCCCGCGGCATCCGAGGCCCGCGGCGCCGCGGACAAGGCGGTCGACGCGGTTGTCAAGAAGTTCGGCCCGGATGCGATTTTTCTTGGCGGCGAATCAAGAGATGCTGGGTAA
- a CDS encoding LamG-like jellyroll fold domain-containing protein has translation MKKPLLLVMLLWCAVVTHAAVSDHVTQYEITWTFDKAYTVGQFANGDWWVLGPVTITGMSPDYRLRDFWDFTASKAKGVVFHWINGWQVNPSTQNQGFDGTLYEFDSTLVPPLPFVAAPGQSIVKAVSDTDATGKFMSLWISNGTPLPDSRMTIANPIKTAGVLTVVGAVPPDSGSTCFRPPYVGTDKPYYSTENLDLNALPSLAPTSGMPAMDTALGWVQRVQLMHRIGVHGAETRPTENMAAYQPCNAVHNDDAALRLLMNDPIAQKMPLLCAYVQYGIDIFYFIRNQPAWPGTGFGVEPGHKLPLAFAARMLNDRAMIDTAGSPGLFSLAHGSDEQENIVMTKNRIGVWGGRDPYAVDQEKSYWNAVLHAAAPNEGGAGDPYGYIDAPQTANAQCDGYLLMGEGNEFKGEALVAMLVPGLEAVWNKPEFFQYIDRYVNHGVLSQPDPCAPAEGTWQGGTRTGRCTSAQEVYGTADKCIPDSAEFGISYGPDPNNHGDCIRDHDSSDGIGRFPLNDGAHQNDDAAVPYQASQYKSAFVNYMWDAYRATVPMAAPSMSPEGGAFSGVADVTLTPDSASWRPVIRFTTDGTDPSSSSALYSSPILLRASCTLKARAFFGSYTPSAVVQASFTITADTQPPVISSIVTKRDSTKVTVIFNELVDSVSARQAANYSINKGISVLAASCSVIGPSVVLTTTAMAAETTYTLTVRNVKDLSNNTVAPGTQKQFTFINFDPAFGLTGYWPFDADAGKVAREMSGYSIGTSYNGTVTGATWTPGRIGQGVAFASAADYVALADAAYSFGMDEANAFTIAFWVKVTGHNAAFDPLIEHNGSQWGACPYSIGITNTRKVQTNVMGSWGGSTLTSGTAVNDSTWCYIALTYRDSARVLYINGVRDQAGSDNLNIDLNFPNDRVTYFGHGFRGILDEVRFYNRALTAAEVGHFYSDTSAPVQSGNKNSSRYHPQTQPSLIVYSNPVHRLVTIQLWNFFGPIKVEVYSITGTRIAAFPDSKGGRIVWNAGNCPSGLYVVKVAAGGRALTKFVQLIK, from the coding sequence ATGAAAAAACCGTTGTTGCTGGTTATGCTGCTGTGGTGCGCGGTAGTAACGCATGCGGCCGTGTCCGATCATGTCACCCAGTACGAAATCACCTGGACATTTGACAAGGCATACACCGTGGGACAGTTCGCCAACGGCGACTGGTGGGTGTTGGGACCGGTGACCATCACTGGCATGTCTCCCGACTACCGGCTGCGCGACTTTTGGGACTTTACAGCGTCCAAGGCAAAAGGCGTGGTGTTCCACTGGATCAACGGCTGGCAGGTGAACCCATCCACTCAAAACCAGGGGTTCGATGGGACCCTGTACGAATTTGATTCGACCTTGGTGCCGCCCCTGCCTTTTGTTGCTGCCCCCGGGCAGTCCATTGTCAAGGCAGTCAGCGATACCGATGCAACCGGAAAGTTCATGAGCCTTTGGATATCAAACGGCACACCTTTGCCAGATTCCCGCATGACAATCGCCAATCCCATAAAAACAGCAGGGGTGTTGACCGTGGTGGGCGCCGTGCCGCCGGACTCGGGCAGCACATGCTTCCGTCCGCCGTACGTGGGCACGGACAAACCGTACTATTCGACCGAAAATCTGGATCTGAATGCGCTTCCCTCATTGGCGCCGACGTCCGGCATGCCAGCGATGGACACCGCCCTCGGCTGGGTTCAGCGTGTGCAGCTGATGCACCGCATCGGCGTGCATGGCGCGGAGACGCGGCCTACGGAAAATATGGCCGCGTATCAGCCGTGCAATGCGGTCCATAATGACGATGCGGCACTACGGCTGCTCATGAACGATCCCATTGCACAGAAAATGCCGCTGCTGTGCGCCTATGTGCAATATGGCATCGATATATTCTACTTCATCAGAAATCAGCCGGCCTGGCCGGGAACCGGTTTCGGTGTGGAGCCGGGCCATAAGCTGCCGCTGGCATTTGCGGCCCGGATGCTCAACGATCGGGCCATGATCGACACTGCCGGCAGCCCGGGCCTGTTTTCTCTGGCTCATGGAAGCGACGAACAGGAGAATATAGTCATGACGAAAAATAGGATCGGAGTCTGGGGTGGCCGCGATCCATACGCGGTCGATCAAGAGAAAAGTTATTGGAATGCCGTTCTGCATGCCGCCGCCCCCAACGAGGGCGGTGCGGGGGACCCGTACGGATATATTGATGCCCCTCAGACAGCCAATGCGCAATGCGACGGTTACCTGTTGATGGGCGAGGGCAACGAATTCAAAGGCGAGGCTTTGGTGGCCATGCTGGTTCCGGGTCTGGAAGCAGTGTGGAACAAACCGGAATTTTTCCAGTACATAGACCGGTACGTGAATCACGGGGTGTTAAGTCAACCTGATCCCTGCGCACCGGCCGAGGGTACCTGGCAGGGCGGCACCAGGACCGGACGATGCACCTCGGCCCAGGAGGTGTACGGCACCGCGGACAAGTGCATTCCCGACTCAGCGGAGTTCGGAATCAGCTACGGGCCGGACCCGAACAACCACGGCGATTGCATCCGCGATCACGATTCTTCCGACGGGATCGGCCGTTTCCCCTTGAACGACGGGGCGCATCAAAATGATGATGCGGCCGTTCCTTATCAGGCTTCCCAATATAAGAGCGCATTTGTCAATTATATGTGGGATGCCTACCGTGCCACGGTGCCGATGGCCGCGCCAAGCATGAGTCCCGAAGGCGGCGCCTTTTCCGGCGTGGCGGACGTGACGCTGACCCCCGATTCCGCTTCATGGCGGCCGGTCATCCGGTTTACCACGGACGGGACCGATCCCTCCTCTTCTTCCGCTTTGTACAGCAGTCCAATCCTGTTGCGGGCGAGCTGCACGCTCAAGGCCAGGGCCTTTTTCGGGTCGTATACCCCGAGCGCGGTGGTTCAGGCGTCGTTCACCATCACTGCCGATACCCAACCGCCGGTCATAAGCAGTATCGTCACCAAGAGGGATTCCACCAAGGTTACGGTGATATTCAACGAACTGGTGGATTCAGTTTCGGCCCGGCAGGCCGCGAATTATTCCATCAACAAGGGGATTTCCGTCCTGGCCGCCTCCTGCAGCGTCATCGGACCGTCGGTGGTGCTGACCACGACGGCCATGGCCGCAGAAACCACCTATACGCTCACGGTCCGGAATGTCAAGGACCTTTCGAACAATACCGTGGCGCCGGGCACCCAGAAACAGTTTACGTTTATTAATTTTGATCCCGCCTTCGGCCTCACCGGATACTGGCCTTTCGATGCGGACGCAGGAAAGGTGGCAAGGGAGATGTCGGGTTACAGCATAGGAACTTCGTATAACGGCACGGTGACCGGAGCAACCTGGACGCCGGGAAGAATAGGACAGGGGGTCGCGTTCGCGTCCGCAGCAGACTATGTGGCTCTGGCGGATGCCGCCTACTCCTTCGGCATGGATGAGGCCAACGCCTTTACCATCGCATTCTGGGTTAAGGTGACGGGGCACAACGCCGCATTTGATCCGCTCATCGAGCACAATGGAAGCCAATGGGGGGCCTGTCCCTACAGTATCGGTATCACCAATACGCGCAAGGTCCAGACCAATGTCATGGGCTCTTGGGGCGGCAGCACGCTCACCTCAGGAACGGCGGTCAACGACTCGACGTGGTGCTATATTGCCCTGACTTATCGTGATTCCGCGCGTGTTCTGTACATCAACGGCGTCAGGGATCAGGCCGGCTCCGACAACCTGAATATTGATTTGAATTTCCCCAACGACCGCGTCACGTATTTCGGTCACGGTTTCCGGGGCATACTGGACGAGGTGCGGTTCTACAACCGCGCGCTCACGGCGGCCGAGGTCGGCCACTTTTATTCGGACACCTCGGCACCTGTGCAGTCCGGAAATAAAAATTCCTCGCGGTACCATCCTCAAACTCAACCGTCACTTATCGTGTATTCGAATCCGGTCCATCGTTTGGTGACTATTCAACTGTGGAATTTTTTTGGGCCTATTAAAGTGGAGGTTTATTCCATCACCGGAACCAGAATTGCCGCGTTCCCCGACAGCAAGGGAGGAAGAATCGTCTGGAACGCGGGCAATTGCCCCAGCGGATTGTACGTGGTGAAGGTCGCCGCAGGCGGCAGGGC
- the rmuC gene encoding DNA recombination protein RmuC: protein MTLTFLILSNILLAVLILLVVFLRGKGSDAVEIKDIASRLESSVKDEISRNREENAKTAAQSRKESADSFNSFQEAILKRMAEIVKFQGDQSEIIRKQVTELTQANETRLEKLRETLDNQLKVLREDNTKKLEEMRKTVDEKLHETLEKRLGESFKIVSERLELVHKGLGEMQSLATGVGDLKKVLTNVKVRGTWGEAQLAGLLEQYFSPEQYERNVAVRKNSLDRVEFAIKLPGKDTESEKPVYLAIDSKFPQEDYHRLIEAQEQANPALVEQCSKALEARVKADARTIRDKYINPPVTTDFAIMFLPTESLYAEVLRRPGAVEGIIQEFKVIVAGPTTCAALLSSLQVGFRTLAVEKRSAEIWKILGAVKTEFGKFGDLLEKTHKKMQETSNVIEDAARKSRTIEGKLRKVQVLPVAEAQEMLETEGRDGEDDEGCAGT from the coding sequence ATGACGCTCACTTTTCTCATCCTGTCAAACATCCTGCTTGCCGTCCTTATCCTTCTGGTCGTATTCCTCCGCGGAAAGGGCTCCGATGCCGTTGAAATAAAGGACATCGCCTCGCGCCTTGAATCATCCGTCAAGGACGAGATATCCCGCAACAGGGAGGAAAATGCCAAAACCGCGGCCCAGAGCAGAAAGGAATCCGCCGATTCCTTCAACAGCTTTCAGGAGGCCATCCTGAAAAGAATGGCCGAAATTGTTAAATTCCAGGGAGACCAGTCGGAGATAATCCGCAAGCAGGTCACCGAGCTCACGCAGGCCAACGAAACGAGGCTCGAAAAGCTGCGTGAAACACTCGACAATCAGCTCAAGGTGCTCCGGGAAGACAACACGAAGAAACTCGAGGAAATGAGAAAAACGGTTGACGAAAAGCTACATGAAACGCTTGAAAAGCGGCTGGGCGAATCGTTTAAAATCGTCTCGGAACGGCTCGAACTGGTGCACAAGGGCCTCGGCGAAATGCAGTCGCTCGCCACCGGCGTGGGCGACCTCAAGAAAGTGCTCACCAATGTCAAGGTGCGCGGCACCTGGGGCGAGGCGCAGCTGGCCGGCCTTCTGGAACAGTATTTCTCCCCCGAACAATACGAAAGAAACGTCGCGGTGCGGAAGAACAGCCTTGACAGGGTGGAATTCGCGATAAAGCTGCCGGGAAAAGACACCGAGAGCGAAAAACCGGTGTACCTCGCCATAGACTCCAAATTTCCCCAGGAAGACTACCACCGGCTCATCGAGGCGCAGGAGCAGGCCAACCCGGCGCTCGTGGAGCAGTGTTCAAAGGCGCTGGAGGCCAGGGTCAAAGCCGACGCCCGCACCATCAGGGACAAATACATCAATCCGCCGGTGACCACCGATTTTGCCATCATGTTTCTTCCCACCGAAAGCCTGTACGCCGAGGTGTTGCGGCGGCCGGGCGCGGTGGAAGGTATAATACAGGAATTCAAGGTAATTGTGGCCGGACCCACAACCTGTGCGGCGCTGCTGAGCAGCCTGCAGGTCGGTTTCCGCACTTTGGCCGTGGAAAAGCGGTCGGCCGAAATCTGGAAAATCCTCGGCGCGGTCAAGACGGAATTCGGCAAGTTCGGCGACCTGCTGGAAAAAACCCACAAGAAAATGCAGGAGACCAGCAACGTCATCGAAGACGCTGCGCGAAAATCGCGGACCATCGAGGGAAAGCTCCGAAAGGTGCAGGTGCTGCCCGTCGCGGAGGCGCAGGAAATGCTGGAGACGGAAGGCCGGGATGGCGAAGACGACGAGGGCTGTGCCGGCACCTGA
- a CDS encoding FlgD immunoglobulin-like domain containing protein gives MSRPVHVGTFVNGDFYVVGACTVTAVAPAPTVSPARNGSVVNLDPSYEGTPFDDRSGNYTATSRKYPPITLNPGDALISTVSLHVTTNNNIQTWLAPGTGTESTDSIAAVLTCLTAPVPTDAFRPGYCDRTQKIYCGDSLRWNLLPNLARVKSMTPALLQEWSRHFYRSPWMDVCFFGFDAAVEYQVHYGREVARAVGIGTLFLICDFTKPEKDSLMIGLVQYGIDLWGIVRGCNASRGWQAHGGHGSGRKLAMVFAGIMLGDTAMSQPTITYPNLRIGEDMQTAYGPCWCSPSNVVYTGHQGLWNGVPVSSDPCWGPYEHLQPSQWPTLVTASDSDYHLGEDYRHCCTSGAWIGEALAALLLKAEGLWSHPAFFSYGDRWMTESDSQANAIIKQETGLSYNNDQKDAGGDAIVNDMWAAYRGSIASVKKPDGAFPAAANGMRLQITPNPLRSDCGKAYFRYMLDHPETICMAVYDFSGKKIKELTNGRVPTGSHCVAWDGCDGKGKKVGPGMYVVRCGSIMRKFTLLP, from the coding sequence TTGAGCCGTCCCGTTCATGTTGGCACGTTTGTCAACGGCGATTTTTATGTAGTGGGCGCATGTACGGTCACCGCCGTCGCGCCGGCCCCGACCGTAAGCCCGGCCCGGAACGGTTCCGTGGTCAATCTTGATCCGTCCTACGAGGGCACTCCATTTGACGACCGGAGCGGCAACTATACCGCAACCTCTCGGAAATATCCTCCTATAACCTTGAATCCGGGCGACGCCCTGATCTCAACCGTCAGCCTGCACGTCACGACGAATAATAACATCCAAACCTGGCTGGCCCCGGGGACCGGCACTGAAAGCACGGACAGCATTGCCGCCGTGTTAACGTGCCTTACGGCGCCGGTGCCCACGGACGCTTTTCGGCCGGGGTATTGCGACCGCACGCAGAAGATTTACTGCGGCGACAGTCTCCGCTGGAATTTGCTGCCCAACCTGGCGCGGGTGAAAAGCATGACCCCTGCCTTACTCCAGGAATGGTCGCGGCATTTTTACCGGAGCCCGTGGATGGACGTGTGTTTTTTTGGTTTTGACGCGGCCGTGGAATACCAGGTACATTACGGCCGGGAGGTTGCCCGCGCGGTTGGCATAGGAACTTTGTTTCTGATCTGCGATTTTACCAAACCGGAAAAAGATTCCCTGATGATAGGGCTGGTGCAATACGGAATCGACCTGTGGGGCATCGTGCGCGGTTGCAACGCTTCGAGGGGCTGGCAGGCGCACGGCGGGCACGGCTCCGGACGCAAGCTGGCAATGGTGTTTGCGGGCATCATGCTTGGCGACACGGCCATGTCCCAGCCGACCATCACCTATCCGAATCTGAGAATCGGTGAAGACATGCAGACGGCGTACGGTCCGTGCTGGTGCAGTCCGTCGAACGTGGTGTATACTGGGCACCAGGGACTGTGGAACGGCGTGCCAGTGAGTTCCGATCCCTGCTGGGGCCCGTACGAACATCTGCAGCCGTCGCAGTGGCCGACGCTGGTTACGGCGAGCGATTCGGATTATCACCTGGGAGAAGACTACCGTCATTGCTGCACCAGCGGGGCCTGGATCGGCGAGGCGCTGGCCGCTCTGCTTTTGAAAGCGGAGGGCCTTTGGAGCCATCCGGCCTTTTTCTCCTATGGCGACCGCTGGATGACCGAAAGCGATTCGCAGGCCAACGCGATCATCAAGCAGGAGACGGGATTGAGTTACAACAACGACCAGAAGGATGCCGGCGGGGACGCAATCGTCAATGACATGTGGGCGGCCTACCGGGGCAGTATCGCATCAGTCAAGAAACCGGATGGCGCTTTTCCGGCAGCCGCAAACGGCATGCGGTTGCAAATTACTCCCAATCCTCTAAGGAGTGATTGCGGAAAGGCATATTTCCGTTATATGCTGGATCATCCGGAAACAATATGTATGGCCGTTTATGATTTTAGCGGAAAGAAGATAAAGGAACTGACGAACGGACGTGTCCCGACAGGGAGCCACTGCGTTGCATGGGACGGCTGTGACGGCAAGGGGAAGAAAGTCGGGCCGGGCATGTATGTTGTCAGATGCGGATCCATCATGCGGAAATTTACGCTGCTGCCGTAA